A stretch of DNA from Rhizobacter sp.:
CAGCACGCCGACGACCTGGCCCGCATCATGACCGCCGAGCAGGGCAAGCCGCTCGCCGAGGCCAAGGGCGAAGTGGGCTACGGCGCGAGCTTCATCGAATGGTTCGCGGAAGAGGCCCGAAGGGTCTACGGCGAAACCGTGCCCACCACCGACAACAACAAGCGCTACCTCGTCATCAAGCAGAGCATGGGCGTGTGCGCGGCCATCACGCCGTGGAACTTTCCGATTGCGATGATCACCCGCAAGGTCGCCCCGGCGCTGGCGGCGGGCTGCCCGGTGGTGATCAAGCCGGCCGAGCAGACGCCGCTGTCGGCGCTCGCCGTGGCCGAACTCGCGCAACGCGCCGGCATGCCGGCCGGCGTGCTCAACGTCATCACCGCCGATGGCCGCAACTCCATCGAGGTCGGCAAGGAACTTTGCGCGAACGACATCGTGCGCCACCTGTCGTTCACCGGCTCCACCGAGGTGGGCCGCATCCTGGCGGCGCAATGCGCGCCGACGATCAAGAAGCTGTCGCTCGAACTCGGCGGCAACGCGCCCTTCATCGTGTTCGACGACGCCGACCTCGACAGCGCTGCCGAGGGTGCGCTCGCGAGCAAGTACCGCAACGCAGGCCAGACCTGCGTGTGCGCCAACCGCCTCTACGTGCAGGACGGCGTGTACGACGCCTTCATCGCCAAGCTCACCGAGAAGGCCAAGAGCATCAAGGTCGGCAACGGCTTCGAGCCCGGCGTGACCCAAGGCCCGCTGATCGATGACGCGGCCGTGGCGAAAGTGGAGAAGCACGTGGCCGACGCCACCGCCAAGGGCGGCAAGATCCTGACCGGCGGCAAGAAGGTCGGCGACCGCTTCTTCGAGCCCACCGTGATCGCCGATGCGACGAGCGACATGCTCTGCGCCCGCGAAGAAACCTTCGGCCCGGTGGCGCCCGTGTTCCGCTTCAAGACCGAGGCCGAGGCGATTGCGGCAGCCAACAACACCGAGTTCGGCCTGGCCAGCTACTTCTACAGCCGCGACGTGGGCCGCATCTTCCGGGTGGGCGAAGCGCTGGAGTACGGCATGGTGGGCATCAACACCGGCCTGATCTCGACCGCCGAAGTGCCGTTCGGTGGCGTGAAGCAGTCAGGTCTTGGGAGAGAAGGCTCTCACCACGGCATCGACGACTACGTCGAGATCAAGTACCTCTGCCTCGGCGACATCAATCGTTAGCAGAGTCCTGCATGCCGTAGGCGCCGAGCAGCGCGCCGGTGGACGCATGCCGCAGCAGCGGCTCGGGCTGCTTGCCGTCGTCGGGGTATTGCGCCACGCCCACGTGCGCGGTGATCGGCACTTCGGTCCCGGCGATCTTGAACGGGTCGCGCAGCGAGCGCAGCAGCTTCTGCACCACGTACTCGGCATCGGTGGCCGACTCGGTGGACGGCAACAGCACCGCGAACACGTCGCCGCCGAGAGACGCCACCACGTCGCTCGCGCGCACACCGGCACGCAGGCGCACCGCGATCTTGCGGCGCACGACGTTGGCCGACTCCACGCCATGCCCGCTCTCCACGCCCTGCAGGCCCTCGATGCGGAAGGCCAGCACGCTCACCGGCTTGGGCTCGCGCTCGCGCAAGGCCAGCAGCTGGCTCATGTGTTCGATCAGCTGCTGCCGGTTCGGCAGCCCGGTGCCGAGGTCGGTGGCGTAGGCCTTGCGGGCTTCCAGCTCGACCTGCTTGCGTTGCACGGCCAGGCGCACACGCTGCGCGAGCGACGCCGCGTCGGCCTGCAGCACCACGTCTTCCGCGCCGGTGTTGAGCAGCCGCTGCTGCGTGGCGCCGTCCATCGTGTCGGCCAGGACCAGCACCGCCGCATCGGCGCACACGGCCGACAGCGCCGCCCAGGGGATCGGCGCGGCCTTCGCCCCGGAGGGCAGGCACAGCAGTGCGGCCTCGGCATTGGCGATCGCGTCGCGTGACGATTGAGCGCCGAGGTCCTGCACGGCGGTCTCGGTGAACGGGCCCCAGACACTCGCCTCCGGCAGGTCAAACGCCGGCGCCTCCGGGCGGTCCACCCACACGATACGAAGCAGCTTCTCGGTCATGCCCGGCTCTCCAGCGACTGGGGGCCCCAACGACAAGGGCCGCAAACGCGGCCCTGCCAGACGGAAAGTGGAGCGGGTGAAGGGAATCGAACCCTCGTATGAAGCTTGGGAAGCTGCCGTTCTACCATTGAACTACACCCGCGATGTGGCGCGGATTCTAGCGTGGCAGGCGGGCGCCCACAGGCGCCGGATCGGTCAGCGCGCCGGGAGCGCCGCGTCGGAGCCGTAGAAGCTCGCCACGCGCTGGCGCAGCAGCTCAGGCTCGAGCCTCGGGTCGAAGTCGCCCACACGCTGCTCGATGAGCGGGTACCACGGGTAGCTGCGGGCCTTGCTGAGCTTGCGCTGCACCAGCTCTTCGGTGCTCATGAGCGTGCGCATGGGGCCCGCGCCCACCACGGTGTTGGGCGGCACGTCTTTCGTGACCACCGCGCCCGCCCCCACCACCGAGTTCGGCCCGATGGTCACGCCCGGCATGATGATCGCGCCGTAGCCGATGAACGAGTTGTCGCGCACGTCGATCTTGCCGACCGCATCGAGCCGCACGCCGTAGGCGTTGTTCAGCACCCGGATCGACCCGTCGTGCCCGATGAAGGTGGCCTCGGAGATGCCGCAGTTGTTGCCGATGCGCACGTAGGAAGGATCGGTGAACACCGCGCCCTTGGTGATGGTCGTGTTGCGGCCCACCGAATGCAGCCCGCCCCAGCGGCCGAGGTACAGCGCGTTGTCGTGGTTCGACGGCTTGCCGAAGCGCAGCCAGAGCTGGCCCAGCCGACCATGTTCAAGGGCAAGGTAACGAAGGAGGCGGCGCAGGATCTTCATCATGGCCACGATGCTAGAGAGGCACCGCGCCGGGCCCAACGAAGCAAATCGATCATCGATATGCGTCGCCGGGGCGTTCGAGCGTCACCAGAACAGCAACCAGACCAGCGCCACGATCAGTGCCCACTTGCCGACGTAGTAGAGCTGGCGGTTCGAGGCCTTCAGCGCCTTGGCCTTCAGGCGCAGCGCATAGAGATGGCGGAAGAAGCGGTTGATGACCCCCACCGACTCGGCTTCGGTCTCGACGTTCTGGCTCGACGCCGCGGCCATCACGTACTTCGCGAACACGCGGTTGAACCAGCGCATCGCCACCGAGCGCAGGGGCCGCTCCACGTCACAGAAGAGCACCACGCGCTGGTGCTCGGTGGTGTTCTCGGCATGGTGGATGTAGGTCTCGTCGAACATCACCGCCTCGCCGTCGCGCCAGTGATAACGCTGGCCATCGACCTCGATGTAGCACCCCGGGTCGTTGGGTGTCGCCAGGCCCAGGTGGTAGCGCAGCGAGCCCGCATACGGATCGCGGTGGCGCGTGAGGCGTGCGCCCGGCGGCAAGGACGCGAACATCGCCGCCTTGATACTGGGAATGCCCTTGAGCAGCGCCACCGTCTGCGGGCACTGCGCCTGGGCCGACGGCATGTCCTTGCCGTACCAGGTGAGGTAGAAGCGCTTCCACCCCGTGCGGAAGAACGAGTTGAAGCCGATGTCGTTGTAGCCGGTGGCCGCACGGATCTGCCCGCTGTCCTGCAGGCGCAGGGCCTCGTCGCGGATGGTCTGCCAGTGGGCGGCCAGCGGTGCGAGTTCGGGGAAGTCGCGGGTGTCGAGGTAGGCCGAGGCCCGCACGCGCGAGAAGAGGTACATCAGCGCGTTGATCGGTGCCAAGAGGATGGTGAAGTCGAGCGCGCGCTTGAGCTCGAAGCGCTCGCGCCCGCGCAAGTGCGCGTACAGCGCCGACGCCACGAAAGTCAGAAGCACCCAATGTCGAAGCAGCATGGGCGCGGATTCTAGGCAGCGGCGCCAAGAGTGAGCGGGCGCTCGGGCTTTACCCAACGCGCCTGCTCGATACAAGCCCGCACTTTCAACCGGGCTCGCAGGGCCGAGCGAGTGTTTTCCACCGGAGAACGCAGCCCCGGGAAATCGATATTCGTTCTTTTTGCACGGCAGTCCATATTCGCGCCTCAGCAAAAAGCTTCAAAAGGAGACCCCATGAACTTCCCCCTGAGCCGGACGACCCGGTTGCTCTGCGGCCTCGGCTTCAGCCTCTGCGCCGCCGCCGCCCAGGCCGACGTGCTGCTCGACCAGGCCTTCAGTGCCGGCCTCGGCGGCTTCACCTCGACCGGCAGCGTCAGCACCGGCAGCTACGGCGCACGCATGACGGCCTCGCTGCTGAGCGCCGATGGCGCCATTCGCTCGGCGCCCATCAGCACCGTCGGCTTCAGCAACCTCACGCTGCAGTTCAGCCGCAGCTCCACCGGGCTCGACACCGGCGAGGCCGGCATCGTCGAGTTCTCGACCAACGGCAGCACCTACACCGTGCTCGAGTCGAGCAACAGCGCCTCGGGCGCAGCGACCTTCGCGCTGCCCACCACCGCCGCAGGCCA
This window harbors:
- a CDS encoding NAD-dependent succinate-semialdehyde dehydrogenase — its product is MDMKASPLAQLADQSLLKSNALVNGEWVGGSARFEVVDPATGQKLVDVANLGAVETREALDAANAAWPLWRSKTAKERAAVMMKWFHLLHQHADDLARIMTAEQGKPLAEAKGEVGYGASFIEWFAEEARRVYGETVPTTDNNKRYLVIKQSMGVCAAITPWNFPIAMITRKVAPALAAGCPVVIKPAEQTPLSALAVAELAQRAGMPAGVLNVITADGRNSIEVGKELCANDIVRHLSFTGSTEVGRILAAQCAPTIKKLSLELGGNAPFIVFDDADLDSAAEGALASKYRNAGQTCVCANRLYVQDGVYDAFIAKLTEKAKSIKVGNGFEPGVTQGPLIDDAAVAKVEKHVADATAKGGKILTGGKKVGDRFFEPTVIADATSDMLCAREETFGPVAPVFRFKTEAEAIAAANNTEFGLASYFYSRDVGRIFRVGEALEYGMVGINTGLISTAEVPFGGVKQSGLGREGSHHGIDDYVEIKYLCLGDINR
- a CDS encoding aspartyl/asparaginyl beta-hydroxylase domain-containing protein, which codes for MLLRHWVLLTFVASALYAHLRGRERFELKRALDFTILLAPINALMYLFSRVRASAYLDTRDFPELAPLAAHWQTIRDEALRLQDSGQIRAATGYNDIGFNSFFRTGWKRFYLTWYGKDMPSAQAQCPQTVALLKGIPSIKAAMFASLPPGARLTRHRDPYAGSLRYHLGLATPNDPGCYIEVDGQRYHWRDGEAVMFDETYIHHAENTTEHQRVVLFCDVERPLRSVAMRWFNRVFAKYVMAAASSQNVETEAESVGVINRFFRHLYALRLKAKALKASNRQLYYVGKWALIVALVWLLFW
- a CDS encoding GGDEF domain-containing protein, whose translation is MTEKLLRIVWVDRPEAPAFDLPEASVWGPFTETAVQDLGAQSSRDAIANAEAALLCLPSGAKAAPIPWAALSAVCADAAVLVLADTMDGATQQRLLNTGAEDVVLQADAASLAQRVRLAVQRKQVELEARKAYATDLGTGLPNRQQLIEHMSQLLALREREPKPVSVLAFRIEGLQGVESGHGVESANVVRRKIAVRLRAGVRASDVVASLGGDVFAVLLPSTESATDAEYVVQKLLRSLRDPFKIAGTEVPITAHVGVAQYPDDGKQPEPLLRHASTGALLGAYGMQDSAND
- a CDS encoding acyltransferase, with protein sequence MMKILRRLLRYLALEHGRLGQLWLRFGKPSNHDNALYLGRWGGLHSVGRNTTITKGAVFTDPSYVRIGNNCGISEATFIGHDGSIRVLNNAYGVRLDAVGKIDVRDNSFIGYGAIIMPGVTIGPNSVVGAGAVVTKDVPPNTVVGAGPMRTLMSTEELVQRKLSKARSYPWYPLIEQRVGDFDPRLEPELLRQRVASFYGSDAALPAR